One window from the genome of Deinococcus sp. NW-56 encodes:
- a CDS encoding diphthine--ammonia ligase produces the protein MKGVPFAISWSGGKDSALALTRALEAGGRPLALLTVLDDSGTRSRSHGLRPEVLAAQAEALGLPLWTARASWATYEREFAALLTRAAEAGARAVVFGDIDLQDHRDWEDRVCVAARVEAALPLWQEPRRALVEEGLRRGLRSRIVAVREDALPAELLGRELDTGLLDEIERLGADPCGEGGEFHTVVVDGPGFRSPLTLHAGEVHREGGVMAVDLWPGGCGAS, from the coding sequence GTGAAGGGCGTCCCCTTCGCCATCTCGTGGAGTGGGGGCAAGGACAGTGCGCTGGCCTTGACGCGGGCGCTGGAGGCGGGAGGCCGTCCCCTCGCCCTGCTGACCGTGCTGGACGATTCGGGCACCCGTTCGCGCTCGCACGGGCTGCGGCCGGAGGTGCTGGCGGCGCAGGCGGAGGCGCTGGGGCTGCCGCTGTGGACCGCCCGCGCCTCGTGGGCCACCTACGAGCGCGAGTTCGCCGCGCTGCTGACCCGTGCGGCGGAGGCCGGAGCACGGGCGGTCGTCTTCGGCGACATTGACCTGCAAGACCACCGCGACTGGGAGGACCGGGTCTGCGTGGCGGCCAGGGTGGAAGCGGCCCTTCCCTTGTGGCAGGAACCCCGCCGGGCGCTGGTGGAGGAAGGGCTGCGCCGGGGCCTGCGTTCCCGCATTGTCGCCGTGCGCGAGGACGCCCTGCCCGCCGAGCTGCTGGGCCGGGAGCTGGACACGGGGCTGCTGGATGAGATCGAACGCCTGGGGGCCGACCCCTGCGGTGAGGGCGGCGAGTTCCACACGGTCGTGGTGGACGGTCCAGGCTTCCGCTCACCCCTGACCCTGCACGCGGGCGAGGTTCACCGCGAGGGGGGCGTGATGGCGGTGGACCTCTGGCCGGGCGGATGCGGCGCGTCCTGA
- a CDS encoding AAA family ATPase, producing MRRVLITGMSGTGKSSVIRELARRGFRAVDTDTDEWSEWTTDADGQPDWVWREQPMRELLAGEARPLFVSGCKSNQGAFYDGFDRVVLFSAPADMLLSRLRTRTDNPYGKTAAEQAEVLGYLETVEPLLRAGADLELDSGRLSVTELADALEALATAREG from the coding sequence ATGCGGCGCGTCCTGATCACGGGCATGTCCGGCACCGGCAAGTCGTCGGTGATCCGCGAACTCGCCCGGCGGGGCTTCCGGGCCGTGGACACCGACACGGACGAGTGGTCGGAGTGGACGACCGACGCCGACGGCCAGCCCGACTGGGTGTGGCGAGAGCAGCCCATGCGCGAGCTGCTCGCCGGGGAAGCGCGTCCCCTCTTTGTGAGTGGTTGCAAGTCCAATCAGGGCGCCTTTTATGATGGGTTTGACCGGGTCGTCCTTTTCAGCGCCCCGGCCGACATGCTGCTTTCCCGGCTGCGGACGCGCACCGACAATCCCTATGGAAAGACGGCGGCAGAGCAGGCGGAGGTGCTGGGCTATCTGGAGACGGTGGAGCCCCTGCTGCGGGCTGGGGCCGACCTCGAATTGGATTCGGGCCGCCTGTCGGTCACGGAACTGGCCGACGCGCTGGAAGCCCTGGCAACGGCCCGTGAAGGCTGA